A genome region from Longimicrobium sp. includes the following:
- a CDS encoding zf-HC2 domain-containing protein, whose translation MTSCERFLAGYSAFRDDALPWEERMEMEVHLDECPSCAKYDRVVSRGAEVFRELPQLEVSEDFAARLQHRIYTEDLEAARARNASRSATALATMGVAAAIAAAAWVPLVRQYSGGEAPLQAAASTVPFAERLAAWDGPAHREAGRVTSQLARLGVAVTELPYHDLVFKKDGPLVTTVAAHTEGDLLAR comes from the coding sequence ATGACGAGCTGCGAGCGGTTCCTGGCGGGATACTCCGCCTTCCGGGACGACGCGCTTCCGTGGGAAGAGCGGATGGAGATGGAGGTGCACCTCGACGAGTGCCCCTCCTGCGCGAAGTACGACCGCGTGGTGAGCCGCGGCGCGGAGGTGTTTCGGGAGCTTCCCCAGCTGGAAGTGTCCGAGGACTTCGCGGCGCGCCTCCAGCACCGCATCTACACCGAGGACCTGGAGGCCGCGCGCGCCCGCAACGCGAGCCGCTCCGCCACCGCCCTCGCCACGATGGGCGTGGCCGCGGCGATCGCTGCGGCCGCGTGGGTGCCGCTCGTCCGCCAGTACTCGGGGGGCGAGGCCCCGCTCCAGGCCGCCGCGAGCACGGTGCCCTTCGCCGAGCGTCTGGCGGCGTGGGACGGGCCGGCGCACCGCGAGGCCGGGCGCGTCACCTCGCAGCTCGCGCGGCTGGGCGTGGCGGTGACCGAGCTGCCGTACCACGACCTCGTGTTCAAAAAGGACGGCCCCCTCGTCACCACCGTCGCGGCGCACACCGAAGGCGACCTCCTCGCCCGCTAG
- a CDS encoding sigma-70 family RNA polymerase sigma factor encodes MIDVFARAPKEADPASARGALKQLDDSGVVAAFLDGEKRAFGELVERYQTRLLNFVYRTTGDRERAEDLVQETFIRVYRHLHRFDQSKKFSTWVYTIASNLAKNELRNRSRNPLVLFQTIKKNWDADSRPLEWEDNTYRPDDLFRKRHLKSMVENTVDQLPEHHRTVFILREMEGKTYEEIADITGANLGTVKSRLNRARNNFAQLIAPLLD; translated from the coding sequence ATGATAGACGTCTTCGCCCGCGCACCCAAAGAAGCCGACCCCGCGTCGGCCCGCGGGGCGCTCAAGCAGCTCGACGACAGCGGCGTAGTGGCCGCCTTTCTGGACGGAGAGAAGCGCGCCTTCGGCGAGCTGGTGGAGCGCTACCAGACCCGGCTGCTGAACTTCGTATACCGCACCACCGGCGACCGCGAGCGCGCGGAAGACCTGGTGCAGGAGACGTTCATCCGGGTGTACCGGCACCTGCACCGCTTCGACCAGAGCAAGAAGTTCTCGACCTGGGTCTACACGATCGCGTCGAACCTGGCGAAGAACGAGCTGCGCAACCGTTCGCGCAACCCGCTGGTGCTCTTTCAGACGATCAAGAAGAACTGGGACGCCGACTCGCGGCCGCTGGAGTGGGAGGACAACACCTACCGCCCGGACGACCTCTTCCGGAAGCGCCACCTCAAGAGCATGGTGGAGAACACGGTGGACCAGCTCCCGGAGCATCACCGCACGGTCTTCATCCTCCGCGAGATGGAGGGGAAGACGTACGAGGAGATCGCCGACATCACCGGCGCCAACCTGGGCACGGTCAAGAGCCGCCTGAACCGCGCGCGCAACAACTTCGCCCAGCTGATCGCTCCGCTCCTCGACTGA
- a CDS encoding NUDIX hydrolase, producing the protein MSDSTPPAGAAGMISRRPVHKGRIVDLGVDTVRFPDGSTGELELIRHSGAAAVLPVLSDPAGGDPQIVLIRQYRYATGGYLYEVPAGRPDRPGEPWEECARRELREETGLTAGSIRFLTTIWTTPGFTDEQIHLYLATGLTAGETEFDPDEFMETVPLPMSEALRMVRDGEITDGKTICTLLYAAGFVMGM; encoded by the coding sequence ATGAGCGACTCCACTCCCCCGGCCGGCGCGGCGGGGATGATCTCGCGAAGGCCGGTCCACAAGGGGCGCATCGTGGACCTGGGGGTGGACACCGTCCGCTTTCCGGACGGCTCCACGGGAGAGCTGGAGCTGATCCGGCACTCCGGCGCCGCGGCGGTCCTCCCCGTCCTCAGCGACCCGGCGGGCGGCGACCCGCAGATCGTCCTGATCCGGCAGTACCGCTACGCCACCGGCGGCTACCTCTACGAGGTGCCGGCCGGGCGCCCGGACCGGCCGGGCGAGCCCTGGGAGGAGTGCGCGAGACGCGAGCTCCGCGAAGAGACGGGGCTCACCGCCGGCTCCATCCGCTTCCTCACCACCATCTGGACCACGCCGGGCTTCACGGACGAGCAGATCCACCTCTACCTGGCCACCGGCCTCACGGCGGGCGAGACGGAGTTCGACCCCGACGAGTTCATGGAGACGGTGCCCCTCCCCATGTCCGAAGCGCTGCGCATGGTGCGCGACGGTGAGATCACCGACGGAAAGACCATCTGCACCCTTCTCTACGCGGCGGGGTTCGTGATGGGGATGTAA
- a CDS encoding pitrilysin family protein: protein MSGVDGRAHAPTPGPVRPFHFPAVERTALANGLEVVVAETRRFPVVTLELVANAGGTAEEDATAGVATLTASLLESGAGERTADQIAETADDLGITLDSTTGWDVAQCGFTSLHARLEQGLELLADMVRRPTFPDAEVERLRVERLGTLAHRRTDPSALATEIFSRYTYAANTPFARALGGTSTTVSALAREQVAAFHAARYAPAGSALVGAGDVGLDELAALAERFFGDWKGESLPAAVPTVTPRSEQATVVVAHRPGAVQSEIRLGHVGVERGAPDYTHITVMNSILGGSFSSRLNMNLRERRGYTYGVSTLWTARRQRGAFYASTAVQTEVTAHAVEEILREIRGMREAEVSPGELRDARDYLAGVFPLTVETTTGVAARLSGLVTYGLPTDHYQGHRERILSVTADEVLQAARRRLHPERAVIVVAGDADQVRAPLEALGIGPVEVVDPAEVLD, encoded by the coding sequence GTGAGCGGGGTGGACGGTCGGGCGCACGCGCCCACGCCGGGCCCGGTGCGCCCCTTCCACTTTCCCGCCGTGGAGCGCACGGCGCTCGCCAACGGGCTGGAGGTGGTGGTGGCCGAGACGCGCCGCTTCCCCGTGGTGACGCTGGAGCTGGTGGCCAACGCAGGCGGCACCGCCGAGGAGGATGCCACCGCCGGCGTCGCCACCCTCACCGCGAGTCTGCTGGAGTCGGGCGCGGGGGAGCGCACGGCGGACCAGATCGCGGAGACGGCGGACGACCTCGGCATCACGCTGGACAGCACCACCGGGTGGGACGTGGCGCAGTGCGGCTTCACGTCGCTCCACGCGCGCCTGGAGCAGGGGCTGGAGCTCCTGGCGGACATGGTGCGCCGCCCCACCTTTCCCGACGCGGAGGTGGAGCGGCTGCGCGTGGAGCGGCTGGGCACCCTGGCGCACCGCCGCACCGACCCCTCCGCGCTCGCCACGGAGATCTTCAGCCGCTACACCTACGCCGCGAACACTCCCTTCGCGCGCGCCCTGGGCGGCACCTCCACGACGGTGAGCGCGCTGGCGCGCGAGCAGGTGGCCGCCTTCCACGCCGCGCGCTACGCCCCCGCGGGAAGCGCGCTGGTGGGCGCGGGCGACGTGGGGCTGGACGAGCTGGCGGCGCTGGCGGAGCGCTTCTTCGGCGACTGGAAGGGGGAGAGCCTCCCCGCCGCCGTCCCCACGGTCACGCCGCGCAGCGAGCAGGCGACGGTGGTGGTGGCGCACCGCCCGGGCGCGGTGCAGAGCGAGATCCGGCTGGGGCACGTGGGAGTGGAGCGCGGCGCGCCGGACTACACCCACATCACGGTGATGAACTCCATCCTGGGCGGCTCCTTCTCGTCGCGGCTCAACATGAACCTGCGCGAGCGACGCGGCTACACGTACGGCGTCAGCACGCTCTGGACGGCGCGGCGGCAGCGGGGCGCCTTCTACGCCTCCACCGCCGTGCAGACCGAGGTCACGGCGCACGCGGTGGAGGAGATCCTGCGCGAGATCCGCGGCATGCGCGAGGCCGAGGTGTCGCCCGGCGAGCTTCGCGACGCGCGCGACTACCTGGCCGGCGTCTTTCCGCTGACCGTGGAGACCACCACCGGTGTGGCGGCACGGCTGTCCGGGCTGGTGACGTACGGCCTCCCCACAGATCATTACCAGGGCCACCGCGAGCGCATCCTGTCGGTGACCGCGGACGAGGTGCTGCAGGCGGCGCGCAGGCGGCTCCACCCGGAGCGCGCCGTCATCGTAGTGGCCGGCGACGCGGACCAGGTGCGGGCTCCGCTGGAGGCGCTGGGGATCGGCCCGGTGGAGGTGGTGGACCCCGCCGAGGTGCTTGACTGA
- a CDS encoding pitrilysin family protein: MQIPIERFSLDNGLRVVFSEDHTNAVVAVNLWYNVGSRNEAAGSTGLAHLFEHMMFQGSQNVPDTQHIAHVERAGGSVNGSTWLDRTNYYETLPAHQLELALWLESDRMGFFLPALTQEKLDNQRDVVKNERRERVDNQPYGDWDERMQAMLYPPSHPYHHSVIGSMADLDAASLDDVKRFFSTYYAPDNAVLSIVGDFDAAEARRLVERYFGPIPRGPGLPPLPGEPQLDPFMVGREVRDTVEGDFALARVYLAYRIPPFGSEEFYAADVLTEVLSSGKSSRMYRDLVRDRRIARAASAFCLPIVTGAASLMVRGISPPGGDPAALEAAILEQLEAVAKEGPSAAELERALTGLEARNMLELQRVAERADRLSMLTTLFDQPERINTELDRYRAITSEHVRALAERYLHADNRVVLTYLPRAAQAVAA, encoded by the coding sequence ATGCAGATCCCGATCGAGCGATTCTCCCTGGACAACGGCCTGCGCGTGGTCTTTTCCGAAGACCACACCAACGCCGTGGTCGCGGTGAACCTGTGGTACAACGTGGGGAGCCGGAACGAGGCGGCCGGCAGCACCGGGCTTGCCCACCTCTTCGAGCACATGATGTTCCAGGGCTCGCAGAACGTGCCAGACACGCAGCACATCGCCCACGTGGAGCGGGCGGGCGGCAGCGTGAACGGCTCCACCTGGCTGGACCGCACCAACTACTACGAGACGCTTCCCGCGCACCAGCTGGAGCTTGCGCTCTGGCTGGAGAGCGACCGCATGGGCTTTTTCCTTCCCGCGCTCACGCAGGAGAAGCTGGACAACCAGCGCGACGTGGTGAAGAACGAGCGGCGCGAGCGGGTGGACAACCAGCCGTACGGCGACTGGGACGAGCGCATGCAGGCGATGCTCTACCCGCCGAGCCACCCGTACCACCACTCGGTAATCGGGAGCATGGCGGATCTGGACGCCGCTTCGCTGGATGACGTGAAGCGCTTCTTCAGCACCTACTACGCGCCTGACAACGCCGTGCTCTCCATCGTGGGCGACTTCGACGCGGCGGAGGCGCGGCGGCTGGTGGAGCGCTACTTCGGCCCCATCCCGCGCGGCCCCGGGCTGCCGCCGCTGCCGGGCGAGCCGCAACTGGATCCGTTCATGGTGGGGCGCGAGGTGCGCGACACGGTGGAGGGTGACTTCGCGCTCGCCCGCGTCTACCTGGCGTACCGCATCCCGCCGTTCGGGTCGGAGGAGTTCTACGCCGCCGACGTCCTCACGGAGGTGCTCTCGTCGGGGAAGTCGAGCCGGATGTACCGCGACCTGGTGCGGGACCGGCGCATCGCCCGGGCGGCATCGGCCTTCTGCCTCCCCATCGTGACGGGCGCCGCCTCGCTGATGGTGCGCGGGATCTCGCCCCCCGGCGGCGACCCGGCGGCGCTGGAGGCCGCCATCCTGGAGCAGCTCGAAGCCGTGGCGAAGGAGGGTCCGTCGGCCGCGGAGCTGGAGCGCGCACTTACGGGGCTGGAAGCGCGCAACATGCTGGAGCTGCAGCGGGTGGCCGAGCGCGCCGACCGTCTCTCGATGCTCACCACCCTCTTCGACCAGCCGGAGCGGATCAACACCGAGCTGGACCGCTACCGCGCCATCACATCCGAGCACGTGCGTGCGCTGGCCGAACGGTACCTGCACGCGGACAATCGCGTCGTCCTCACCTACCTGCCGCGCGCGGCGCAGGCGGTGGCCGCGTGA
- a CDS encoding YdcF family protein, with amino-acid sequence MSTLPDPQGAPAPPPEPEPQDPPQRKRRWPVRMAGGMVRLLILGVALWALTVAAIHLYGRRDEARRVDAIVVLGAAQYDGRPSPVLRARLDHAVALYRRGMAPVVIMTGGVGPGDTVSEAVASQRYAVKQGIPAGAILTERTGLTTLQSMDGVARLMRARGLRRAVLVSDPFHMLRLKLMAIRVGIRGFTSPTPDSPISRSRSAERRFLIRESFGLPAALLGIR; translated from the coding sequence GTGAGCACTCTTCCCGATCCGCAGGGCGCCCCCGCACCGCCGCCCGAGCCCGAGCCGCAGGACCCGCCACAGAGGAAGCGGCGGTGGCCCGTGCGCATGGCCGGCGGCATGGTGCGGCTGCTCATCCTGGGCGTCGCGCTGTGGGCGCTCACCGTGGCCGCCATTCACCTGTACGGCCGGCGCGACGAGGCCCGTCGCGTGGACGCCATCGTGGTGCTGGGCGCGGCGCAGTACGACGGCCGCCCCTCTCCCGTGCTGCGCGCGCGGCTGGACCACGCGGTCGCGCTGTACCGCCGCGGCATGGCGCCGGTGGTCATCATGACCGGCGGCGTGGGCCCCGGCGACACGGTAAGCGAGGCGGTCGCCAGCCAGCGCTACGCGGTGAAGCAGGGCATCCCGGCCGGCGCCATCCTCACGGAGCGCACGGGGCTCACCACGCTGCAGTCGATGGACGGCGTGGCGAGGCTGATGCGTGCCCGCGGGCTGCGGCGCGCCGTTCTGGTGAGCGACCCTTTCCACATGCTGCGGCTGAAGCTGATGGCGATCCGCGTGGGGATCCGCGGCTTCACATCGCCTACTCCCGACAGCCCCATCTCGCGCAGCCGCTCCGCGGAGCGGCGCTTCCTGATCCGCGAGAGCTTCGGGCTTCCCGCCGCGCTTCTCGGCATCCGGTGA
- the rpe gene encoding ribulose-phosphate 3-epimerase has translation MSRVKIAPSILSADFTRLGDQIREAEDAGAEWIHVDVMDGHFVPNITIGPLVAAAARRAAKGVIDVHLMIEHPERYLEAFAEAGADFLTVHVEAAPHLHRTVQRIRELGMKPGVTLNPATPAESLSEILPYVDLVLVMSVNPGFGGQSYIPTSTTKIARLRRMLDEGGHGHVELEVDGGVTAETVGEVVRAGATAVVAGSAVYNARATVAENVARLRAAIEAAEGAR, from the coding sequence ATGAGCCGCGTCAAGATCGCGCCCTCCATCCTTTCCGCCGACTTCACGCGGCTGGGTGACCAGATTCGCGAGGCGGAGGACGCCGGTGCCGAGTGGATTCACGTGGACGTGATGGACGGGCACTTCGTCCCCAACATCACCATCGGTCCGCTGGTGGCGGCCGCCGCGCGCCGCGCCGCGAAAGGAGTGATCGACGTCCACCTGATGATCGAGCACCCCGAGCGCTACCTGGAGGCCTTCGCCGAGGCGGGGGCGGACTTCCTGACGGTGCACGTGGAGGCGGCCCCCCACCTGCACCGCACCGTGCAGCGCATCCGCGAGCTGGGGATGAAGCCGGGCGTCACGCTGAACCCCGCCACCCCCGCCGAGTCGCTCTCCGAGATCCTGCCGTACGTGGACCTCGTGCTGGTGATGTCGGTGAATCCCGGCTTCGGCGGACAGTCGTACATCCCCACCAGCACCACAAAGATTGCCCGGCTGCGCCGCATGCTGGACGAGGGCGGGCACGGACACGTGGAGCTGGAGGTGGATGGCGGCGTGACGGCGGAGACGGTGGGGGAGGTGGTCCGCGCCGGCGCGACGGCGGTGGTGGCGGGGTCGGCGGTGTACAACGCGCGCGCCACCGTGGCGGAGAACGTGGCGCGTCTCCGCGCGGCGATCGAGGCGGCGGAGGGGGCGCGCTGA